In a single window of the Botrytis cinerea B05.10 chromosome 10, complete sequence genome:
- the Bccin4 gene encoding Bccin4 — protein MLSILRKARLKDKEMRILMLGLDNAGKTTIVKRIMGEDVNTVSPTLGFIIKTIEHSGYKLNIWDVGGQKTLRSYWRNYFEKTDALIWVVDATDRLRIEDCKEELHALLQEERLSGASLLVFANKTDVNGCMTKTEIKDMLVLDEIRTHKWHIINCSAITGENLDEGLTWVVEDSKERLFLY, from the exons ATGCTATCCATATTACGCAAGGCACGACTCAAGGACAAGGAGATGAGGATTCTGATGCT CGGACTGGACAATGCTGGCAAGACCACGATAGTCAAAAGAATTATGGGCGAAGATGTCAATACTGTGAGCCCAACACTGggtttcatcatcaaaactattgagCATTCCGG TTACAAGCTGAACATTT GGGATGTCGGTGGTCAAAAGACTCTCCGATCATACTGGAGAAACTATTTTGAGAAGACTGATGCGTTGATATGGGTGGTTGATGCCACCGACCGTCTACGCATTGAAGATTGCAAGGAAGAGTTGCATGCTTTACTCCAGGAAGAG AGACTTTCTGGGGCGAGTCTTCTTGTTTTTGCCAACAAGACAGATGTGAACGGCTGCATGACCAAGACAGAAATAAAAGAT ATGTTGGTGCTAGATGAAATTCGGACGCACAAATGGCACATCATCAATTGCAGCGCGATCACAGGCGAGAATTTGGACGAAGGATTGACTTGGGTTGTCGAAGACTCCAAGGAAcgattatttctatattga